From one Rosa rugosa chromosome 4, drRosRugo1.1, whole genome shotgun sequence genomic stretch:
- the LOC133706705 gene encoding uncharacterized protein LOC133706705, whose translation MIDRSDCGQGGKEIFTMGNCSSLKGTCGECPNSIRVLTDSGGILQFKGPKLASEILAGFPGYGIFQQGKASVPLPEEEALTSGQFYLLPLRTKEEVPADYGVSVEVQEMGADEDLEGAEEAEQVKKSFGGASDYVENLANGSGGGLEVMPCGGDGVWRVKLVIDTKQLEEILSEGNTLALIEMMRTAATESATPKLQSKSLWGSGGGGGWNWKPIFSNMFKAPTAITAPMAITDHSGM comes from the coding sequence ATGATCGACCGCTCCGATTGTGGTCAAGGTGGGAAAGAAATATTCACAATGGGAAATTGCTCTTCTCTCAAAGGAACCTGTGGGGAGTGTCCTAACTCTATCAGGGTCCTTACAGATTCTGGGGGTATCCTACAGTTTAAAGGTCCTAAGTTAGCTTCGGAAATCCTCGCTGGTTTTCCAGGCTATGGCATTTTTCAGCAGGGCAAGGCCTCGGTGCCATTGCCTGAGGAAGAGGCCTTAACTAGTGGCCAGTTCTACCTTCTTCCACTGAGGACTAAAGAGGAAGTGCCTGCTGATTATGGGGTCTCTGTAGAAGTTCAAGAAATGGGTGCTGATGAAGATTTGGAGGGTGCAGAAGAAGCTGAGCAGGTGAAGAAGTCGTTTGGGGGTGCATCGGATTATGTGGAGAATTTGGCAAATGGGTCAGGAGGAGGTCTGGAAGTAATGCCGTGTGGAGGAGATGGGGTTTGGAGAGTGAAGCTTGTGATCGACACTAAGCAGTTGGAGGAGATATTGTCTGAAGGCAACACTCTGGCTCTGATCGAGATGATGAGGACGGCTGCAACAGAGAGTGCTACACCGAAGCTGCAGAGTAAGAGCCTATGGGGTTCAGGAGGAGGTGGGGGTTGGAATTGGAAGCCTATCTTCTCCAACATGTTTAAGGCCCCCACGGCCATAACTGCCCCTATGGCCATAACTGATCACAGTGGGATGTGA
- the LOC133746311 gene encoding uncharacterized protein LOC133746311, translating to MGCASSKRVEAAVDYKPAPASFAVFNINGIQEPWLGLENTTLQQEETEKPVHVPAQILDKLDESDAAAAPQTWDEVSKALENLKPNLSPKPSPAPSPVIKKEPEEERRKPRKSLSFDSFHTLEELDNKLTAPKTAGLKKSESMNSLQRKKPEPINRSRSPLGMPSPDTQTQAESTVGYKSVKENIFIKRDRMERQKEGQAAVIDKLISLRDPLSNYPEKCPPGGAESVVIYTTSLRGVRRTYEDCQRVKSVFEVNRLVYDERDVSLHGEFLTELKGLVGEGLGVPRVFVKGRYVGGVEEVVELNESGGLGRIVKWARVETGVGPQACGGCGGARFVPCMECGGSCKVVIGDKKERCPKCNENGLVYCVACWTLT from the coding sequence ATGGGATGCGCCTCCTCGAAACGGGTAGAGGCAGCCGTAGATTACAAGCCGGCGCCGGCGAGCTTCGCGGTCTTCAACATCAACGGCATCCAAGAGCCCTGGCTCGGCCTCGAGAATACGACGTTGCAGCAGGAGGAAACCGAAAAACCAGTACACGTGCCCGCGCAAATCCTCGACAAGCTCGATGAGTCCGACGCCGCCGCCGCACCGCAAACGTGGGACGAGGTCAGTAAGGCCTTAGAGAACCTCAAGCCCAATCTCAGCCCAAAGCCGAGCCCAGCACCGTCACCGGTGATCAAGAAGGAGCCGGAAGAGGAGCGGAGGAAGCCGCGTAAGAGCTTGTCTTTTGACTCCTTCCACACTCTAGAAGAGCTCGACAACAAGCTCACCGCTCCGAAGACGGCCGGGTTGAAAAAGAGCGAGTCGATGAATTCCTTGCAGAGGAAGAAACCCGAACCAATCAACCGGTCCCGCTCACCACTCGGAATGCCATCACCAGACACACAAACCCAAGCCGAGTCGACGGTGGGATACAAGTCTGTGAAGGAGAACATATTTATAAAGAGGGACAGAATGGAGAGACAAAAAGAAGGGCAGGCGGCGGTGATTGACAAGCTGATAAGCCTGAGAGACCCTCTCAGCAACTACCCGGAGAAATGTCCACCGGGGGGAGCCGAGTCCGTGGTGATCTACACGACGTCGTTACGTGGGGTGCGGCGGACTTACGAGGACTGCCAGAGAGTGAAGTCGGTGTTCGAGGTGAACAGGCTGGTGTACGACGAGCGTGACGTGTCGCTGCACGGCGAGTTTCTGACGGAGCTGAAGGGTTTGGTGGGTGAGGGGCTGGGGGTGCCTAGGGTTTTTGTGAAGGGGAGGTATGTGGGGGGAGTGGAGGAGGTGGTGGAGCTGAATGAGAGTGGAGGGTTGGGGAGGATAGTGAAGTGGGCACGTGTGGAGACAGGGGTGGGGCCGCAAGCGTGCGGGGGTTGCGGTGGGGCCAGGTTTGTGCCTTGTATGGAGTGTGGGGGGAGTTGTAAGGTGGTGATTGGGGATAAGAAGGAGAGGTGTCCAAAGTGTAATGAGAATGGGTTGGTTTACTGTGTGGCTTGCTGGACTTTGACATGA